The following is a genomic window from bacterium.
GAGAATCCGCTGGACCACCGCCTTGTCAAGCGGCTTCTCCCCGGGTATCTGGAGGAGGTGGCTGAACTGGAGGCGAAGAAGGCGAAAATGGAGGCCGCCATTAAGGGTACAGCGACTTCGGATGACGACGAGCGAGAGGAGTCTGAAGATAGCCTTTCCGAGACTGACCTGAAAGCGGCGAAGAAGGAGTTGGCCGGTGTCAAGAAAAGACTAAAGGCGACACAAGATGGCTTCGCGAAACGCCTCCAGGAAGCTCGGAGTGAGTTGGATGAAGACGTCGCCTTCGACCTTGTCCTTGGCATCCTACGCGCTGATCTTGACGACATCCTCGGTCGCTACGAGGCAGACCACCGGCAACTGGTCGTCGCAGCCTTCGAAGGATGGTGGAACAAATACGCCTCTCCTAAACCAGCTGTAGCTGACTAAAGGTTATATTCGAGCAGCAGAGATAGATGGTAGCGATCAGAGGCTTGGCCGAGTGGAAGCCAAAGGCGCGATGACTGAGGAGGCGGATCTTGTTGTTGATGCCTTCCAGCCGCGCATTGGTCAGGCGGCAGTCGATGAAGCGGAGGATGCCGTCGAGATGCTTGCGTACGGTGCGAGCAAGCCGGACGAAGGGTTTGAGGCGGGACCGGGAAGCCCAGGAGAGCCAGCTGTGGATCTCCCGACGGGCGCATTCGGCGTCGGGGGCGTCGAAGGTCTCCAGGAAGCTCTCGTTGAGCAGGTAGCCTCGATAGAGCGGGCGATTGAATTTCTGGATCTCCGAGATTTTGGCCTCCTCGCCCGAATCGAGCGTATCGGAGCGCTTAAGCAGAGCCCAGCGGCTGCGCTTG
Proteins encoded in this region:
- a CDS encoding SAM-dependent DNA methyltransferase; its protein translation is ENPLDHRLVKRLLPGYLEEVAELEAKKAKMEAAIKGTATSDDDEREESEDSLSETDLKAAKKELAGVKKRLKATQDGFAKRLQEARSELDEDVAFDLVLGILRADLDDILGRYEADHRQLVVAAFEGWWNKYASPKPAVAD